From the Lathyrus oleraceus cultivar Zhongwan6 chromosome 4, CAAS_Psat_ZW6_1.0, whole genome shotgun sequence genome, one window contains:
- the LOC127138579 gene encoding uncharacterized protein LOC127138579: protein MRTGLKNNIAYSFFDPEIGVLKDMIALITPDHVGMFRESYGGILKMVFRLTDCDRSAIHTLLQFYDPGLRCFVFPDYLLGPLMEDYVSILGIQIRDQIPFHVTRAEPDVLGISRALYLSPEMVKEGLKEKGKLPGFHLSFLEANAKEHAAVGNWKTVCALIAVSIYGIVLFPNQKNFVDHNAIRLFMQRNPIPTLIGDVYYSVHNRNEKRRGGLVRCCSQLLFRWFMGYLPSRGAFVQIDPSVKWSFRLMGLRADDIAWTHNGLAGRDFICSCGSLPNVPLVGVQGCINYNPMLLRRQMGFAIEGPPLGREIQESFYFPIDGNQTKLRQVLDEWRDIQRRGKVPYGKVNCRYFPLFEDWLRKRIESTFLPFPGGDSVCPRIEGPSSSVSMEEFLEMKRARDQLLAEKAELEMTVARIQTSNQEMKVKMEDQDKRHALEAKRFEMDTTYYGKISQALASSNKEHDITKEKLFRASKVIEDEKRRQILAKEQRDERARVLAAEWEAEKAKIRAERDHYLAERDHYFRQMKIHQKEVGRLQQENTELRFAAEFARMEDEIGPPAGPSSS from the coding sequence atgaggaccggtttgaagaacaacattgcttacagtttctttgatccagagattggtgtgctcaaggatatgatagcattgattactcctgaccatgtgggaatgtttagagagtcatacggcggtattctgaagatggttttcagactcactgactgcgacaggagcgccatccacactcttcttcagttctatgaccctgggttgaggtgtttcgtttttccagactatctgttgggacctctgatggaggattatgtcagcatcctgggtattcagatccgtgatcagattccttttcatgtcaccagagcagagccagatgtccttggaatttcacgtgctctttatttgagtccggaaatggtcaaggaaggtttgaaggaaaaaggaaagctacccgggtttcatttgagtttcttggaggccaatgccaaggaacatgctgctgtgggtaactggaagacggtctgtgctctgattgctgtgagcatttatgggattgtgttgtttcctaaccagaagaattttgtggaccataatgctatcagattgtttatgcagagaaaccctattcctaccctgattggagatgtctactattcagtgcataacaggaatgagaagaggcgtgggggtctggtcagatgctgctctcagttgctctttagatggttcatggggtatttgccttcccgaggtgcttttgttCAGATTGACCCtagtgtcaagtggtccttccgattgatgggtctgcgggctgatgacatcgcttggactcataatggtttagCTGGTCGGGACTTCATCTGCAGTTGcgggagtttacctaatgtgcctttagtgggagttcagggttgcattaattacaacccgatgcttctccggagacagatggggtttgctatagagggtcctcctctcgggcgagagattcaggagtccttctatttcccgattgatggtaaccagaccaagttgaggcaggtattggacgaatggcgagatatccagaggaggggtaaggttccttatggcaaagtcaactgccggtattttccactatttgaggattggttgcggaagaggattgagtcTACATTTCTACCGTTTCCTGGAGGTGACTCTGTGTGTCCTAGGATcgagggtccaagttcttctgtcagcatggaagaattccttgagatgaagagggctAGAGATCAGTTACTTGCGGAGAAAGCGGAGTTagagatgactgttgctcggattcagacaTCCAACCAAGAGATGAAAGTAAAGATGGAAGATCAGGACAAGCGGCATGCCTTGGAGGCCAAACGCTTCGAGATGGATACAacctactatgggaagatcagccagGCCTTAGCATCATCTAAcaaggagcatgacatcaccaaggagaagttgttcagagcatcgaaggtgattgaggatgagaagaggaggcaaatccttgcCAAGGAACAGAGAGATGAGAGAGCCAGAGTTcttgctgcagagtgggaagcggagaaggcaaagatcagggctgagagagatcattaccTAGCTGAGAGAGAccattacttcaggcagatgaagattcatcagaaggaagttggaagactacagcaggagaacaccgagctcaggttcgccgcagagttcgcgaggatggaagatgagatagggccacctgcgggaccctcatctagctag